A region from the Vicia villosa cultivar HV-30 ecotype Madison, WI linkage group LG3, Vvil1.0, whole genome shotgun sequence genome encodes:
- the LOC131659549 gene encoding uncharacterized protein LOC131659549 — MILQKSRFKWYKYGEINGKYLHVILKARRRVNFISSIDSGSGLLESVGDIKEEVRRHFEVKFSEPVNSWVAMEGVQINYISHEDIAILSKAVVMSFIILIPKKSNPTLLDDFRPICLIGCLYKSISKLLAARLKRVLDPIISILQSAFVLGKHLLDGVLVANKVVDVATKEKMGCLLFKVDFEKAYDKVCWDFLRHMLRRLEFGEVWIKWIEALVCSSWMSVLVNGSPIKDFVVRGLRQGSHLSLFLFVIIAKGLAALVRQAVNRGVYPTFNIAGSCNVDIIQYADDTILVGDGNLS, encoded by the exons ATGATTCTTCAAAAATCTAGATTCAAATGGTATAAATATGGAGAAATTAACGGTAAGTATCTTCATGTTATTCTCAAGGCTAGGAGAAGGGTTAATTTCATCAGTAGCATTGATTCGGGCAGTGGTTTGTTGGAATCTGTAGGTGATATTAAGGAGGAGGTTAGAAGACATTTTGAGGTCAAGTTTTCTGAACCTGTTAATTCGTGGGTTGCTATGGAAGGAGTTCAGATAAATTACATTTCTCACGAGGATAT CGCCATCCTTTCAAAGGCGGTGGTTATGTCTTTCATCATTTTGATACCTAAGAAGTCTAATCCTACTCTTCTTGATGATTTCCGACCTATTTGTCTAATTGGATGTCTCTACAAATCCATTTCAAAATTGCTGGCAGCAAGACTGAAAAGGGTTTTGGATCCCATTATATCGATATTGCAAAGTGCTTTCGTTCTGGGGAAGCACCTGCTAGATGGTGTTTTAGTTGCCAACAAAGTGGTGGACGTAGCTACTAAGGAAAAGATGGGTTGCTTGCTCTttaaggtggattttgaaaaggcgtACGACAAGGTTTGTTGGGACTTCCTCAGACATATGTTGAGAAGGTTGGAGTTTGGAGAAGTTTGGATTAAATGGATTGAGGCGTTGGTTTGTTCGAGTTGGATGTCGGTTCTCGTAAACGGTAGCCCTATAAAAGATTTTGTGGTGAGAGGTTTGAGACAAGGGAGCCATCTATCCCTGTTTCTCTTTGTTATCATTGCGAAAGGCTTGGCTGCCTTGGTCAGGCAGGCTGTTAATAGAGGTGTATATCCCACTTTTAATATTGCCGGTAGTTGCAATGTGGATATTATTCAATACGCGGATGATACTATTTTAGTTGGCGATGGGAATTTGAGTTAG